From the Amia ocellicauda isolate fAmiCal2 chromosome 21, fAmiCal2.hap1, whole genome shotgun sequence genome, one window contains:
- the LOC136717120 gene encoding protein LBH isoform X2 has product MTDVMNTCEPVMEDFIVGAASEEPAISFQIFPDSHERYPKLSKRLPSIVVEPTESGEVESGELRWPPDDLSPAEAAAESEQPGHSAAPTASALELDPTAAAAAQSQDAEDDGSVVDSVMAGDSN; this is encoded by the exons ATGACCGATGTGATGAACACATGTGAGCCGGTGATGGAGGACTTCATTGTGGGCGCCGCCTCTGAGGAGCCGGCAATCTCCTTCCAG ATCTTCCCCGATTCCCACGAGCGCTATCCCAAACTGTCCAAGCGGCTGCCGTCCATCGTGGTGGAGCCCACGGAGAGCGGGGAGGTGGAGAGCGGGGAGCTGCGCTGGCCCCCGGACGACCTGAGCCCCGCGGAGGCGGCCGCCGAGTCTGAGCAGCCCGGCCACAGCGCGGCCCCGACCGCCTCGGCCCTGGAGCTGGACCCCACGGCAG CCGCGGCGGCGCAGTCTCAGGACGCGGAGGACGACGGCTCGGTGGTGGACAGCGTGATGGCGGGCGACTCGAACTGA
- the LOC136717120 gene encoding protein LBH isoform X1 — MDTSGRRISMTFQRHIEMTDVMNTCEPVMEDFIVGAASEEPAISFQIFPDSHERYPKLSKRLPSIVVEPTESGEVESGELRWPPDDLSPAEAAAESEQPGHSAAPTASALELDPTAAAAAQSQDAEDDGSVVDSVMAGDSN, encoded by the exons ATGGACACCTCGGGCCGGCGAATCTCAATGACATTTCAAAGGCATATCGa GATGACCGATGTGATGAACACATGTGAGCCGGTGATGGAGGACTTCATTGTGGGCGCCGCCTCTGAGGAGCCGGCAATCTCCTTCCAG ATCTTCCCCGATTCCCACGAGCGCTATCCCAAACTGTCCAAGCGGCTGCCGTCCATCGTGGTGGAGCCCACGGAGAGCGGGGAGGTGGAGAGCGGGGAGCTGCGCTGGCCCCCGGACGACCTGAGCCCCGCGGAGGCGGCCGCCGAGTCTGAGCAGCCCGGCCACAGCGCGGCCCCGACCGCCTCGGCCCTGGAGCTGGACCCCACGGCAG CCGCGGCGGCGCAGTCTCAGGACGCGGAGGACGACGGCTCGGTGGTGGACAGCGTGATGGCGGGCGACTCGAACTGA